Proteins encoded in a region of the Nocardioides aromaticivorans genome:
- a CDS encoding ATP-binding protein, which produces MGVRIGTTVDGQAAGFDTSSARPLLLVGDVGRGKTTTARYLTRWWLANTRRHAHVYAQAPSEWADLRCEPAHPDQLDEPIGCDCRPGACLVVVDDMDLLDDERLALLPVGRARTVLTSHGGNSLAGRALLATDIACLGLVRPENADPAEAAVLDGQGRLDWPMGTVAVIPDLRGPIDFPCHRWQAPAGAWMAAAMNPTATTSREDAS; this is translated from the coding sequence ATGGGCGTACGCATCGGCACCACAGTTGACGGCCAGGCCGCCGGGTTCGACACCAGCAGCGCCCGGCCGCTGCTGCTGGTCGGCGACGTCGGCCGAGGCAAGACCACCACCGCGCGCTACCTCACCCGGTGGTGGCTGGCGAACACCCGGCGGCACGCCCACGTGTACGCCCAAGCGCCCAGCGAATGGGCAGACCTGCGCTGCGAGCCGGCACACCCCGACCAGCTGGACGAACCGATCGGGTGCGACTGCCGTCCGGGAGCCTGTCTGGTCGTGGTCGACGACATGGACCTGCTCGACGACGAACGACTCGCCCTGCTGCCCGTCGGCCGGGCACGCACCGTCCTGACCTCCCACGGCGGCAACAGCCTGGCCGGTCGCGCCCTGCTCGCCACCGACATCGCATGCCTGGGCCTGGTTCGCCCCGAGAACGCGGACCCGGCCGAGGCCGCGGTCCTGGACGGGCAGGGACGCCTGGACTGGCCCATGGGCACGGTCGCAGTCATCCCGGATCTACGGGGGCCGATCGACTTCCCGTGCCACCGCTGGCAGGCACCGGCAGGCGCGTGGATGGCGGCTGCGATGAACCCCACCGCTACTACCTCAAGAGAGGACGCCTCATGA
- a CDS encoding endonuclease/exonuclease/phosphatase family protein codes for MKKGVLLGLPLVMIAPLMLLMLGMGSANIEAVRAACATTGSSGTGGSFGIGTLNWRGASHYKKNPHPGERPYGERVPNMVTKIGASGASIIGFQEFEPPQADAFLNVTNGAWAIVKGRRGGPHASTVNAIAYQPSAWKLDEVRYVSIRYGGPMIQIPMARFTSTAGLGSVWVLNTHNPAGAVGGTDAMRDQAVRAEAQALLRLQAAEPSTPLFLTGDMNDQARFKRLFLSLASGWSAANPSNHQIDWIMGSPGVTFSGTVVDQSTNDGAHKYTDHPFVHSRVQLAGSAPGQPGGSAPGLGVMPTGNAATPGGPVNGTVLVANANIKLRSGATPGIRALAGPSPDFITLNEVEDVPLSQMRAAAPGYDAYREKQPADRNDAGQAMGSAIMWRSDTWTMLDGGRVKIVDDDHTVFKGKNKLWDRFAAWGIFQRSDGAVVSVIATHHMTNAYRFPRQWGNPSMSRAEQYGLGMDYLIDLVGVLAPYGPVLVGGDMNSHPNDGPNAAAPRMAAAGYRYTKDSGVIYNFYAAPVKVTKTWEISRAAVHSDHPALFTRMAMNGAGPGSPSGNAPGDTPPGGTTPAGCPPCPTSGSLSTVLLQPVAATGTQDAAKVAASAAYQAGFRGEDLVTAVAIARVESTWNPKATNGTHFGLWQISAQHKGKVPGWNTKADIFDPLLNAKYAFALYSARPGAGEAKFADWIPFEKEDYHQYLDVARQAVAATGGGTTNIANTSCSTSPIQVAGELSAALKTRLDAMMNTPNGLCALSWTRGAPCTYDNQCPKVVDALYGGPGVGRGYGNGQDVARGIISAGLAQSHGTGLDPLPPVGAVVSYNTGNGVGHVAIYVGGGKIFGNDYGCSAKGVYGCVGFADVHTPGGSVTWALPKQAFDLGGMPAAAA; via the coding sequence GTGAAGAAGGGCGTACTCCTCGGCCTGCCGCTGGTGATGATCGCGCCGCTGATGCTGCTCATGTTGGGCATGGGAAGCGCGAACATCGAGGCGGTCCGCGCGGCGTGCGCGACCACCGGCAGCTCGGGTACAGGCGGGTCGTTCGGGATCGGCACGCTGAACTGGCGGGGGGCGTCGCACTACAAGAAGAACCCCCATCCGGGTGAGCGGCCATACGGCGAGCGCGTGCCGAACATGGTGACCAAGATCGGCGCCTCCGGTGCCTCGATCATCGGATTCCAGGAGTTCGAGCCGCCGCAGGCAGACGCCTTCCTCAACGTCACCAACGGCGCCTGGGCGATCGTGAAGGGCAGGCGTGGTGGCCCGCACGCGTCGACCGTGAACGCGATCGCCTATCAGCCCTCCGCCTGGAAGCTGGATGAGGTCCGCTACGTGTCGATTCGCTACGGCGGACCGATGATCCAGATCCCGATGGCTCGGTTCACCTCCACCGCTGGCCTTGGGTCGGTCTGGGTGCTCAACACCCACAACCCGGCCGGCGCGGTGGGCGGCACGGACGCGATGCGCGATCAGGCCGTGCGTGCCGAGGCGCAGGCACTTCTGCGGCTGCAGGCCGCCGAGCCCAGCACCCCGTTGTTCCTGACCGGGGACATGAACGACCAGGCTCGGTTCAAGCGGTTGTTCTTGTCTCTGGCGTCGGGCTGGTCGGCTGCCAACCCCAGCAACCACCAGATCGACTGGATCATGGGAAGCCCCGGCGTCACCTTCTCCGGGACCGTCGTCGACCAGAGCACCAACGACGGGGCGCACAAGTACACCGACCATCCGTTCGTCCACTCCCGCGTGCAGCTCGCCGGCTCTGCCCCTGGCCAGCCGGGAGGCAGCGCGCCCGGGCTGGGTGTGATGCCCACCGGCAACGCGGCCACACCGGGTGGGCCGGTGAACGGCACGGTCCTGGTCGCGAACGCGAACATCAAGCTGCGGTCCGGGGCGACACCGGGCATCCGCGCCCTCGCCGGGCCGTCGCCTGACTTCATCACCCTCAACGAGGTCGAGGACGTCCCGCTGTCGCAGATGCGTGCCGCTGCGCCCGGCTACGACGCCTACCGCGAGAAGCAGCCTGCGGACAGGAACGATGCGGGACAGGCCATGGGGAGCGCCATCATGTGGCGCTCCGACACCTGGACGATGCTCGACGGCGGGCGAGTCAAGATCGTCGACGACGACCACACCGTGTTCAAGGGCAAGAACAAGCTGTGGGACCGGTTCGCCGCCTGGGGCATCTTCCAGCGCTCCGACGGCGCGGTCGTCTCCGTCATCGCAACGCACCACATGACCAACGCCTATCGGTTCCCCCGCCAGTGGGGGAACCCGTCGATGAGCCGTGCAGAGCAGTACGGCCTCGGCATGGACTACCTGATCGACCTGGTCGGTGTCCTGGCGCCGTACGGACCGGTGCTGGTCGGTGGCGACATGAACTCCCATCCCAACGACGGACCCAACGCGGCCGCGCCCCGGATGGCGGCGGCCGGCTACCGGTACACCAAGGACTCCGGCGTCATCTACAACTTCTACGCCGCCCCGGTGAAGGTCACCAAGACCTGGGAGATCAGCAGGGCCGCCGTCCACTCCGATCACCCCGCGTTGTTCACACGCATGGCCATGAACGGCGCCGGCCCCGGCAGTCCATCCGGCAACGCACCCGGCGATACGCCGCCTGGCGGAACCACCCCGGCCGGCTGCCCGCCGTGCCCCACCTCCGGGAGCCTCAGCACGGTGCTGCTCCAGCCCGTCGCGGCGACCGGCACCCAGGACGCCGCCAAGGTTGCGGCCTCAGCCGCCTACCAGGCCGGCTTCCGCGGCGAGGACCTAGTCACCGCGGTGGCCATCGCCCGAGTGGAGTCGACCTGGAATCCGAAGGCCACCAACGGGACCCACTTCGGGTTGTGGCAGATCTCCGCGCAACACAAGGGCAAGGTGCCCGGCTGGAACACGAAGGCCGACATCTTCGACCCGCTCCTCAACGCCAAGTACGCCTTCGCGCTCTACTCCGCGCGACCCGGGGCAGGGGAAGCCAAGTTCGCCGACTGGATCCCGTTCGAGAAGGAGGACTACCACCAATACCTCGACGTCGCCCGCCAAGCGGTCGCGGCCACCGGCGGCGGCACCACAAACATCGCCAACACCAGCTGCTCCACCTCACCGATCCAGGTCGCCGGCGAGCTCTCGGCCGCGCTCAAAACCCGCCTCGACGCCATGATGAACACCCCCAACGGCCTATGCGCGCTGTCGTGGACCAGGGGCGCGCCCTGCACGTACGACAACCAGTGCCCCAAGGTCGTCGACGCTCTCTACGGCGGACCCGGTGTCGGACGTGGCTACGGCAACGGGCAGGACGTCGCACGAGGCATCATCAGCGCCGGACTGGCCCAATCCCACGGCACGGGCCTCGACCCGCTCCCGCCCGTGGGCGCCGTGGTCTCCTACAACACCGGAAACGGTGTCGGCCACGTGGCGATCTACGTGGGCGGCGGCAAGATCTTCGGCAACGACTACGGCTGTAGCGCGAAAGGCGTCTACGGCTGCGTCGGCTTCGCCGACGTCCACACACCCGGCGGCTCGGTCACCTGGGCGCTGCCCAAGCAGGCGTTCGACCTCGGCGGGATGCCGGCCGCAGCCGCGTAA
- a CDS encoding tyrosine-type recombinase/integrase, with the protein MGLVALPGGSAVDPALIGAQAAQDFEQELVDQYALAMSAAGLTDRHIGGTRAIVIEFARSLSTPLWEATCADADAFLAQQRRMGLSVSTRAGKAGALAGFYEFVIARYEGAIRRTTGVLVEQPIDEFNRQSGASLGKVRVPPSDEEIDSLFTAWRGSVTQARKYLPAARDYFAASLWRRLGLRINETVMLDIRDWRPDLGEFGKLHVRHGKGSGGRGPKPRLVPGINGANQLIDWWLAEVRPQYGEDWADPDAPLLPSERFDRDLDRCGRVGANALRRALGIQVDEWLPAWSGRMTPHVLRHYCASSLYAAGMDIKALQELLGHQWLATTSGYLHVRSDHIERAWNSASDRVEARLGLRTD; encoded by the coding sequence ATGGGTTTGGTGGCGTTGCCGGGCGGCAGCGCTGTTGATCCGGCACTTATAGGTGCGCAGGCGGCCCAGGACTTCGAGCAGGAGCTGGTGGACCAGTACGCGCTGGCGATGTCGGCGGCAGGTCTGACTGACCGCCACATCGGCGGGACGCGGGCAATCGTCATCGAGTTCGCTCGCTCGCTGTCGACTCCGCTGTGGGAGGCCACCTGTGCGGACGCGGACGCGTTCTTGGCCCAGCAGCGGCGGATGGGGCTCAGCGTGTCGACCCGGGCCGGCAAGGCCGGCGCGCTGGCGGGCTTCTACGAGTTCGTGATCGCCCGCTACGAGGGCGCGATCCGCCGCACGACCGGTGTCTTGGTCGAGCAGCCGATCGATGAGTTCAATCGCCAGTCCGGGGCATCGCTGGGCAAGGTCCGGGTTCCGCCGTCGGATGAGGAGATCGACTCGCTGTTCACCGCCTGGCGCGGGTCGGTCACCCAGGCACGCAAGTACCTTCCCGCGGCCCGCGACTACTTCGCCGCCTCGCTGTGGCGCCGACTCGGGCTGCGTATCAACGAGACCGTCATGCTCGACATCCGCGACTGGCGCCCCGATCTGGGTGAGTTCGGCAAGCTCCACGTCCGCCACGGCAAGGGCTCGGGCGGCCGCGGACCGAAGCCGCGGCTGGTGCCCGGAATCAACGGCGCGAACCAGTTGATCGACTGGTGGCTGGCCGAGGTCCGTCCGCAGTACGGCGAGGATTGGGCCGACCCGGACGCGCCACTGCTGCCCTCTGAGCGGTTCGACAGGGACTTGGACCGCTGTGGACGTGTCGGTGCGAACGCGCTGCGCCGCGCCCTGGGGATCCAGGTCGACGAGTGGTTGCCGGCGTGGTCGGGGCGAATGACGCCACACGTGCTGCGGCACTACTGCGCATCGTCGCTGTACGCGGCCGGGATGGACATCAAGGCGCTCCAGGAGCTCCTTGGCCACCAGTGGCTGGCCACGACCTCGGGCTACCTCCACGTCCGCAGCGATCACATCGAGCGCGCGTGGAACAGCGCGAGCGACCGCGTCGAGGCCCGCCTGGGCCTCCGTACCGACTGA
- a CDS encoding helix-turn-helix domain-containing protein produces MRLRAAERGIWKSAELRRMLADAGLEISAGKMSSWWAGTPPTMRLEELDVLCAVLECTPNDLMTPEPDKVAARRPRNTDAANGGNGDGDPNGNGGTPPAVTPRLGKLRSTPPL; encoded by the coding sequence TTGCGGCTGCGGGCCGCCGAACGAGGGATCTGGAAGTCCGCAGAACTTCGGCGGATGCTGGCAGATGCCGGGCTCGAGATCTCCGCCGGGAAGATGTCGTCGTGGTGGGCCGGGACCCCGCCGACGATGCGCCTCGAAGAGCTCGACGTCCTGTGCGCCGTGCTCGAATGCACCCCGAACGACCTGATGACACCCGAGCCGGACAAGGTCGCTGCGCGCCGTCCCCGCAACACCGACGCCGCCAACGGCGGAAACGGGGATGGCGATCCGAACGGCAACGGCGGCACGCCACCGGCGGTCACCCCGCGGCTCGGCAAGCTCCGCTCGACCCCGCCGCTGTAG
- a CDS encoding winged helix-turn-helix transcriptional regulator, with the protein MDETQGYCPVFHRAVELIGRRWNGPIIRALLDGADRFGEIRSRIPGLTDRLLAQRLRELEREGVVERASSATTVHYTLTTKGHSLAPVIESIAQWAAAWEPPGSTSSAQGRSAADSRRR; encoded by the coding sequence ATGGACGAGACACAGGGCTACTGTCCGGTTTTCCACCGCGCGGTCGAGCTGATCGGGCGGCGCTGGAACGGCCCGATCATCCGCGCACTCCTCGACGGAGCCGACCGCTTCGGCGAGATCCGCTCAAGAATCCCCGGGCTCACCGATCGGCTCCTCGCCCAGCGGCTCCGCGAGCTCGAGCGCGAGGGCGTGGTGGAACGCGCCTCCTCCGCCACCACCGTGCACTACACGCTGACGACCAAGGGCCACTCCCTGGCGCCGGTGATCGAGTCCATAGCCCAATGGGCTGCGGCGTGGGAACCTCCAGGATCGACCAGCTCGGCGCAGGGCCGCAGCGCCGCGGACTCGCGACGCCGGTAA
- a CDS encoding DoxX family protein encodes MDALVLIGRILFALLFLGAGMGHFSQREMMTGYVASKGVPAAGLMVPFSGAVSILGGLMVAVGVWPDLGALLLVAFLVPTAVLMHGFWRETDPASKANEQTQFLKDLSLAGAALALFAFFASAGDELGLLVLGPVFTL; translated from the coding sequence ATGGACGCTCTGGTCCTCATCGGCCGGATCCTTTTCGCGCTACTGTTCCTGGGCGCCGGGATGGGCCACTTCAGCCAGCGGGAGATGATGACCGGCTACGTGGCGAGCAAGGGTGTGCCGGCCGCCGGGTTGATGGTGCCCTTCTCTGGTGCGGTGAGCATCCTGGGCGGCCTCATGGTGGCCGTCGGGGTCTGGCCCGACCTCGGTGCCCTGCTGCTGGTCGCCTTCCTGGTGCCGACGGCGGTGCTGATGCACGGCTTCTGGCGCGAGACCGACCCGGCGAGCAAGGCCAACGAGCAGACCCAGTTCCTCAAGGACCTGTCCCTCGCGGGTGCCGCGCTCGCCCTGTTCGCGTTCTTCGCCTCCGCGGGCGACGAGCTCGGCCTGCTCGTGCTCGGCCCGGTGTTCACGCTGTGA
- a CDS encoding luciferase domain-containing protein — protein sequence MTGLLVDLPARGGARPRTTPSNPHTQLDQQPDDDRPRRLLEERLAQLPDVVWRPSMISVPGARALTLPEDAAQGPPEAFMIGTEFAHLHPAPDHSLHLVLPPDVASRVIETGWAEQHPIARRGLITSGAVMIYAPRDEEEAELVSQIVTAAFEYATNPPA from the coding sequence GTGACCGGCTTGCTGGTCGACCTGCCCGCCCGCGGCGGCGCCAGGCCGCGCACTACCCCGAGCAATCCGCACACTCAGCTCGATCAACAACCGGACGACGATCGGCCGCGCCGCCTCCTGGAGGAGCGGCTCGCCCAGCTGCCGGACGTGGTCTGGCGCCCCAGCATGATCTCGGTCCCGGGAGCGCGCGCCCTGACCCTGCCGGAAGACGCCGCGCAGGGCCCGCCCGAGGCCTTCATGATCGGCACCGAGTTCGCTCACCTGCACCCCGCCCCGGACCACTCACTGCACCTGGTGCTGCCGCCCGACGTCGCCTCCCGCGTAATCGAGACAGGCTGGGCAGAGCAACACCCGATCGCCCGCCGCGGCCTGATCACCTCGGGCGCGGTGATGATCTACGCACCCCGCGACGAGGAGGAGGCAGAGCTGGTCTCCCAGATCGTGACCGCCGCCTTCGAGTACGCCACCAACCCCCCGGCCTGA
- a CDS encoding VOC family protein: MRIHELGHLVLYVRDLERSRRFYRDVLGWNEIRGEVPLPVPAAAFSSGRTHHELLLIEVGPAAAPMPPGHRVGLYHFGLKVGDDDDDLREVVRHLTEHGVQIQGASDHTVTHSLYIADPDGHEIELYVDVMATEEWLADPSVVFAPIRPLRL; the protein is encoded by the coding sequence ATGCGCATCCACGAGCTCGGCCACCTGGTGCTCTACGTCCGCGACCTGGAGCGCTCACGGCGGTTCTACCGAGACGTGCTCGGGTGGAACGAGATCCGCGGGGAGGTCCCCCTGCCGGTCCCCGCGGCGGCGTTCTCCTCCGGACGCACCCACCACGAGCTGCTGCTCATCGAGGTGGGCCCGGCCGCGGCGCCGATGCCCCCGGGGCACCGTGTGGGCCTGTACCACTTCGGCCTCAAGGTCGGCGACGACGACGACGACCTGCGCGAGGTCGTGCGTCACCTGACCGAGCACGGGGTGCAGATCCAGGGGGCCAGCGACCACACGGTCACCCACTCGCTCTACATCGCCGACCCCGATGGGCACGAGATCGAGCTCTACGTCGATGTGATGGCCACGGAGGAGTGGCTCGCCGACCCCTCGGTGGTCTTCGCCCCGATCCGTCCCCTACGTCTGTGA
- a CDS encoding PaaI family thioesterase, whose protein sequence is MAEHTFDNRHIGAPGITHGGAVATVIDDLYGFLLCLVGTPAVTRQLTVDYRAPVLIGVPYRMEARVTNQEGRKLFLAASLTDRDGSLVGTSTAVFLTVGVDHFTRGTQ, encoded by the coding sequence GTGGCCGAGCACACCTTCGACAACCGGCACATCGGCGCACCCGGCATCACCCACGGCGGCGCAGTCGCCACCGTCATCGACGACCTCTACGGATTCCTGCTCTGCCTGGTCGGAACCCCCGCGGTCACCCGCCAGCTGACGGTCGACTACCGAGCGCCAGTACTGATCGGCGTCCCCTACCGGATGGAGGCACGCGTGACGAATCAAGAGGGCCGCAAACTGTTCCTCGCCGCCAGCCTGACCGACCGCGACGGATCTCTGGTCGGAACATCAACGGCCGTGTTCCTCACCGTCGGCGTCGACCACTTCACCCGGGGCACGCAGTGA
- a CDS encoding TetR/AcrR family transcriptional regulator: MSVQARRQEERSAATRHVLLEATVACLVDLGYTGTTSAAVAAKAGLSRGAQLHHFGTRDQLVVAAVEYLAQKRLRRVREALADLSPATPQGAKRSRSRIEPQEAALGLLAEALSGPLYAATLELWVAARSHPDLRAQLIPAEERVNDELAQICRTYVTDDPVTIRLTLDLLLGRGVSGLLTSHPGHRQEQVLAAWAQLLRGRPPHD, encoded by the coding sequence GTGTCAGTGCAGGCAAGGCGGCAGGAGGAACGCTCCGCAGCCACCCGTCACGTGCTGTTGGAGGCCACCGTGGCGTGCCTGGTCGACCTGGGCTACACTGGTACCACGAGTGCCGCCGTGGCCGCGAAGGCCGGTCTGTCACGAGGCGCACAGCTGCATCACTTCGGGACCCGAGACCAGTTGGTGGTCGCGGCGGTCGAGTATCTGGCACAGAAGCGCTTGCGGCGAGTACGCGAGGCGTTGGCCGACCTGTCCCCGGCCACGCCTCAAGGGGCGAAGCGTTCTCGGAGTCGGATCGAGCCGCAGGAGGCTGCGCTCGGGCTGTTGGCAGAGGCTCTTTCGGGTCCGCTGTACGCCGCCACCCTGGAACTGTGGGTGGCCGCCCGCTCACACCCCGATCTGCGAGCCCAGTTGATCCCAGCCGAGGAGCGCGTCAACGACGAGCTTGCGCAGATCTGTCGCACCTACGTCACCGACGACCCGGTCACGATCCGGCTCACCCTCGACCTCCTGCTCGGCAGGGGGGTCAGCGGCCTGCTCACCTCCCACCCAGGCCACCGCCAAGAACAGGTCCTCGCCGCCTGGGCCCAACTCCTGAGAGGCCGTCCACCCCATGACTGA
- a CDS encoding MMPL family transporter → MSTFLYRLGRTAFGKPWLFIAGWLAALAVVVGAVAINGVSVSSEMKIEGTEAQTVLDRVADELPAASGGQASVVFTAPDGERLDTPDRLAVISGTVGDVYDLEKVVNPLDAALGTGEQGGPGTPQEDAPADPPAGSDQGQAPSYQPLVVDGTPVPGVLVSTDGQVALFQFQFTVASTSLTADDVTSVVEVVERAEEGTGITVLPSDSLKAIEIPVGIGEVVGLAVAALVLVLTLGSLIAAGLPLITALVGVGIGVGGAYALSTAVEMNSATPVLGLMVGLAVGIDYALFVVNRQRRLILDQGLTAREAAGRAVGTAGSAVFFAGLTVLIALSALTVIGIAMLSTMALVAASTVALAVLIALTLLPALLGLVGERICSDKARARRRAKVEAESHSVADHWVKGVIRFRWPVIAGVVAILGVMAIPAASMNLGIPTGETANQDTAARQSYEAVSQGFGEGFNGPLLVTAEPTGTAGRVTPELTAKLLGEFQGRDDIVLAAPVGVNEAGDLAVFSVIPTSGPSDEATSDLVKSLREPDNAIAQDNQVQLGVTGFTAIGIDMSDKLADVLPLYLGIIIVLSVLILMLVFRSVVVPLKATAGFLLSILATFGATTAVFQWGWLSSLFGFDTGGPLMSFMPIIVTGILYGLAMDYEVFLVSSMREAHIHGQPARQSVVRGFDQASRVVVAAAIIMVAVFSGFIFSHDIMIKQIGFALAAGILIDAFIVRLTLVPALMAVFDERAWWLPRWLDRVLPDLDIEGDKLLTMLNQQAEATDRQNIEVRN, encoded by the coding sequence ATGTCCACTTTCTTGTACCGGCTCGGACGAACTGCGTTCGGCAAACCGTGGCTGTTCATTGCGGGCTGGCTCGCCGCCCTCGCAGTGGTAGTCGGCGCGGTCGCTATCAATGGGGTGAGCGTCAGCTCGGAGATGAAGATTGAGGGCACCGAGGCCCAGACCGTGCTCGACCGCGTAGCCGACGAGCTCCCCGCCGCCTCGGGGGGCCAGGCCAGTGTGGTCTTCACTGCCCCGGACGGTGAGCGGCTCGACACTCCGGACCGACTTGCGGTGATCAGCGGCACCGTCGGCGACGTCTATGACCTGGAGAAGGTCGTCAACCCCCTGGACGCCGCTCTGGGTACCGGGGAGCAGGGCGGACCGGGCACTCCTCAGGAAGATGCGCCGGCCGATCCCCCAGCCGGGTCGGACCAGGGGCAGGCGCCTTCCTACCAGCCGCTGGTGGTGGACGGGACCCCGGTGCCCGGCGTGCTGGTGTCCACGGACGGGCAGGTCGCGCTGTTCCAGTTCCAGTTCACAGTCGCCTCGACCTCGTTGACAGCTGACGACGTCACCTCGGTGGTCGAGGTGGTGGAGCGTGCCGAGGAGGGAACGGGGATCACCGTGCTCCCGAGCGACTCGCTCAAGGCCATCGAGATCCCGGTCGGAATCGGCGAGGTCGTCGGTCTCGCCGTCGCCGCCCTGGTGCTGGTGCTCACCCTGGGCTCGCTGATCGCGGCCGGCCTGCCTCTGATCACCGCACTGGTCGGCGTCGGCATCGGCGTGGGCGGCGCGTACGCGCTCTCGACGGCCGTCGAGATGAACTCCGCCACCCCCGTGCTCGGTCTCATGGTCGGCCTCGCCGTCGGCATCGACTATGCGCTGTTCGTCGTCAACCGGCAGCGACGGCTGATCCTCGACCAAGGCCTGACCGCGCGGGAGGCGGCCGGCAGAGCGGTCGGCACCGCGGGTAGCGCGGTCTTCTTCGCCGGACTGACCGTCCTCATCGCGCTGAGCGCGCTGACCGTCATCGGTATCGCGATGCTGTCCACGATGGCACTGGTCGCGGCTTCCACGGTCGCCCTGGCCGTGCTCATCGCCCTGACCCTGCTGCCCGCACTGCTGGGTCTGGTCGGGGAGCGGATCTGCTCCGACAAGGCCCGAGCCCGACGCCGCGCCAAGGTCGAAGCGGAGTCGCACAGCGTCGCCGACCACTGGGTCAAGGGCGTGATCAGGTTCCGGTGGCCCGTCATCGCGGGCGTGGTCGCGATCCTGGGCGTGATGGCGATCCCCGCGGCCAGCATGAACCTGGGTATCCCAACCGGCGAGACCGCCAACCAGGACACCGCCGCCCGGCAGAGCTACGAGGCCGTCTCCCAGGGCTTCGGCGAGGGATTCAACGGCCCCCTCCTGGTCACCGCAGAGCCCACCGGCACCGCAGGCCGCGTCACACCCGAGCTGACCGCGAAACTCCTCGGGGAGTTCCAGGGCCGAGACGACATCGTGCTAGCCGCCCCCGTTGGCGTCAACGAGGCCGGCGACCTGGCCGTGTTCAGCGTCATCCCCACCTCCGGCCCCAGCGACGAGGCCACCAGCGACCTCGTGAAGTCGCTGCGCGAGCCCGACAACGCGATCGCCCAGGACAACCAGGTGCAACTCGGCGTCACCGGGTTCACCGCCATCGGCATCGACATGTCCGACAAGCTCGCCGACGTCCTACCGCTCTACCTCGGCATCATCATCGTGCTCTCCGTCCTGATCCTGATGCTTGTCTTCCGCTCGGTCGTCGTCCCACTCAAGGCCACCGCCGGCTTCCTGCTCAGCATCCTGGCCACCTTCGGTGCCACCACCGCCGTCTTCCAGTGGGGCTGGCTCAGCAGCCTCTTCGGGTTCGACACCGGCGGCCCGCTGATGAGCTTCATGCCGATCATCGTGACCGGCATCCTCTACGGGCTCGCCATGGACTACGAGGTCTTCCTGGTCTCCTCGATGCGGGAGGCACACATCCACGGCCAGCCGGCCCGCCAGAGCGTCGTGCGCGGGTTCGACCAGGCCAGCCGCGTCGTGGTCGCGGCCGCGATCATCATGGTCGCGGTGTTCTCCGGCTTCATCTTCAGCCACGACATCATGATCAAGCAGATCGGCTTCGCTCTCGCCGCCGGTATCCTCATCGACGCCTTCATCGTCCGGCTGACGCTCGTCCCGGCCCTGATGGCCGTCTTCGACGAGCGAGCATGGTGGCTGCCCCGCTGGCTCGACCGCGTGCTGCCCGACCTCGACATCGAGGGCGACAAGCTGCTGACCATGCTCAACCAGCAGGCCGAAGCAACCGACCGACAAAACATCGAGGTCCGCAACTGA
- a CDS encoding TetR/AcrR family transcriptional regulator, which yields MDRGLRDLKREATAEALAKAAFDLTRERGLSGFVTADVVERAGYSRRTFANHFSCKEEAVASVAFGGVEDASAILTGLPADLSLLDALLAVMRTQFTADALVRMRELMAMARQYPTLEPYVLSVQQRMRHTAQELLGSAAGDRYPAIYVPLLFGAVYGAVMAALEGTLDVHLGGESDLSSTSMDYSSFLDITFDYLRHGF from the coding sequence GTGGATCGTGGGTTGCGGGATCTCAAGCGCGAGGCGACTGCGGAGGCGCTGGCCAAGGCGGCGTTCGATCTGACCCGTGAGCGCGGCTTGTCGGGGTTTGTCACTGCGGACGTGGTGGAGCGGGCGGGGTACTCGCGCCGCACCTTCGCGAACCACTTCTCCTGCAAGGAGGAGGCAGTTGCTTCGGTCGCGTTCGGTGGTGTCGAGGACGCGAGTGCGATCCTGACCGGCCTTCCCGCTGATCTGTCCCTGCTCGATGCCCTGCTGGCCGTGATGAGGACGCAGTTCACCGCAGACGCGTTGGTGAGGATGCGCGAGCTGATGGCGATGGCGCGGCAGTACCCAACCCTCGAGCCCTACGTCCTCAGCGTTCAGCAACGCATGCGCCACACCGCCCAGGAGCTCTTGGGGTCCGCAGCAGGGGACCGCTATCCCGCCATCTACGTGCCCCTGCTGTTCGGCGCCGTCTATGGCGCCGTGATGGCCGCCCTCGAGGGGACCCTCGATGTGCACCTCGGCGGTGAGAGCGACCTCAGCTCTACGTCGATGGACTACAGCTCATTCCTCGATATCACATTCGACTACCTGCGCCACGGCTTCTAG